In the genome of Rhodospirillaceae bacterium, the window GTGATTTCGCTGATCTGGGGCATCAGCGCCGCGGTTTCGTGCATCGCCGGCATCCTGCTGGCGCCGAAGATCGCCACCTTCGATCCCGACGTCGGCTTTCTGGCGATCACGGCCTTTGCGGCGGCGGTGATCGGCGGCTTCGGCAGCCTGCCCGGCGCCGTTCTGGGCGGCCTCATCATCGGCATAACCGAGCAATTGGCCCAGGCCTACCTGCCCGGCGAATACGCCCGCAGCATCGCGCCGATTTCCGGCTTCATCATCCTGCTGGTCGTATTGCTGATCCGGCCCGACGGCCTGTTTGCGCAGATCCAGCGCAAGAAGGTGTAGCCGGCCCATGCGATTCGTCTTCAAGACCGACTACGACCAGGACGTCCGCTTTTTCAAGCATGCGGGCTACTGGCAATCCTACGGCTTCCTGTTCATCGCCGCGGTCACCGCGCCGCTTTATCTCGGCAATTTCGAAATCTCCGAGCTGACCCAGGCGATCAGCTTCGCCATCGCCGGGCTGGGCCTGATGCTGCTGGTGGGCTTCACCGGCCAGGTCAGCCTCGGTCACGCCGCCTTTTTCGGCATCGGCGCCTACGCCCAGGCCTGGCTGCTCGCCACCTTCGACATCGCCTTCCTCGTCGCCATGCCGATCGCCGCCGTCTTCACCGGCATCGTCGGCTTCCTGCTGGCCATCCCGCTCCTGCGCATGACGGGCATCTATCTCGCCATCGGGACGCTGGCGCTGTCCATCGTGCTCGAGCAGATCCTGAAGTCGTGGAAATCGGTCACCGGCGGGTTCGACGGCAAGGCGGTCGAACCGGCCTCCCTTATGGGCTACCAGTTCAACCCGGACAGCTGGGACTTCTACTATGTCGCCCTGGCGATCCTGATCCTGGTGCTGGCGCTGTGCGCCAACCTTCTGCGCAGCCCGACCGGCCGGGCCATGGTCGCCGTGCGCGATTCGGAGGTCTCGGCGCGCAGCATGGGCGTCAACATCGCCCGGACCAAGATCACCGCCTTCGGAATCAGCACCGCGATCACCGGCCTCGGCGGCGCCCTGTTCGCCCACAAGCTGCAATATCTGGCGCCCGACGGTTTCAACCTGATCATCTCGATCACCTTCCTGCTGATGATCGTCGTCGGCGGGCTCGGCTCCCTGCAGGGGGCGATTCTCGGCGCGCTGGTCGTGATCCTGCTGCCCCAGGCGATCACGATCATGAAGGATTACCTGCCGCCGTCGATCGGCCACCAGCCCGGCCTGGAGCCCGGCATCTTCGGCCTGATCCTGGTCGCCTTCATCCTGTTCGAGCCGATGGGCATCTACGGCCGCTGGCGCAAGATCAAGCTGTTCTTCGATATCTTCCCGGTCTACCGCAAGGCGACGTTCCGGCGTCAGAAGGCCTACCTGAAGACGGAGCGGATGCGGTGAGTGCGGTTCTGTCGGCCGACGATCTTACGATCCGCTTCGGCGGCCTGACCGCGGTCGACAGCGTGTCGTTCGAGGTGCGCGAATGCGAGGTCTACACGATCGTCGGCCCGAACGGCGCGGGCAAGACGACGATCTTCAACCTGATCAGCCGGATCTACGACCCGACCGAGGGCCGGATCCGCTTCGGCGGCGAGGACATCACCGAAATGCCGGCGCACCGGATCGCCGGCCTCGGCATCGCCCGGACCTTCCAGAATATCGAACTGTTCGAGCACGCGACCGTGCTGCACAACCTGCTGGTCGGGCGCCACTGCAAGAGCCGGACCAACGTGTTCGAGGAACTGGCCTTCCTGCCGAAGGTGCGCCGGGCCGAATACGAGCATCGCGAGAAGGTCGAGGAGGTGATCGACTTCCTCGATCTCCAGCCCTACCGCGAGCAGTATATCGCCAACCTGCCCTATGGCGTGCGCAAGGTCGTCGAGCTGGCGCGCGCGCTGTGCACCGAACCGAAGCTGCTGCTGCTCGACGAGCCGGCCTCGGGCCTCAGCGTCGAGGAAACGGAAAACGTCGCCTTCTGGATCGACGACATCAAGAACGACTTGGGAATCGCGATCCTCATGGTCGAACACGACATGTCGCTGGTGACGGAGGTTTCCGACCGGGTGATGGCGATGAACGACGGCCGGACCATCGCCGAAGGCACGTCGGACGAGGTCCAGAACCACCCCGATGTGCTGCGCGCCTATCTGGGAGCCTGAGGCGATGGCCGAAGCCCTGCCCGACCCCCTGTTGAGCGTACGCAATATTGAGACCTACTACGGCCCGATCATGGCGATCCGCGGCGTCAGCCTCGACGTGCCGAAAGGCCGGATCGTCACCGTCCTGGGCGCCAACGGCGCCGGCAAGACGACGATCCTGAAGACGATCAGCGGCGTCATGGACCCGCAAAAGGGCAGCGTGACCTTCGAAGGCGCCGAAATCCAGGGCCGCGACCCGGACTGGGTGGCGCGCCGCGGCATCGCCCATGTCCCCGAGGGCCGGGAGGTGTTTCCCTTCCTGACGGTGCGCGAGAACCTGCTGATGGGCGCCTTCGCCCGCTCCGACCGTCCGGCCGTCGCCGAAGACCTGGACATGGTCTACGGCTACTTCCCGATCCTGAAGGAGCGGTCGGAACAGCAGGCCGGCTATCTTTCCGGCGGCCAGCAGCAGATGCTCGTCATCGCCCGGGCCCTGATGGCGCGTCCCCGGCTCATGCTGCTCGACGAACCGTCGCTCGGCCTGTCGCCGATCCTGGTCAAGGAGATTTTCGGGATCGTGCGGCGCCTGAACGAGGAACAGGGTGTGACGATGCTGCTGGTCGAGCAGAACGCCAACATGGCCCTGCAGACCGCCAATTACGGCTATGTGCTGGAACTCGGGCGCATCGTGATGGACGACGAATGCGGCCGCCTGCTCGAGAGCGACGACATCAAGGAGTTCTATCTCGGCGTCAAGAAAGACGCGGTGCGCGGCAAGAAACGCTGGCGCCGCAAGAAAACCTGGCGCTGAGCCGGCGCGGCGGACGAGGACGACAGACGAGGACGACATGGACGGCCCAACCGGTACGACGACACCAGAGAGCATCGTCTTCGACGGCTGCGATACGCTGCCCGGACTGTTCCGCAAGCGCTACACGGGAGAGGCCGGCAAGGTCGCAATGCGCGAGAAGGACCTCGGCATCTGGCGCTCGATCTCGTGGGCGGACTATGGCGAGGCGGCCCGCAACGCCGGCCAGGGCCTGATGGCGATGGGGCTGGCGCGCGGCGACGTCGTCTCGATCCTGTCCGAAACCAACAAGGAATGGATGTTCGCCGATCTGGGCGCGATCTGCGCCGGCGCGTCGAGCAGCGGCGTCTACACGACGGATTCGGCCAAGCAACTCGAATATATCGTCAACGATTCAAGCTCGGCCTTCCTGTTCGTCGAGAACGAGGAGCAGCTCGACAAGTACCTCCAGGTCCGGGACCGGGTGCCCACGCTGCGGAAGGTCATCATCATGGATCTCGAAGGCCTGCGGGATTTCGACGATCCGATGACCATGAGCTGGGACGAGCTGCTCGAACTCGGCCGGCAATTCGGACGCGACAACCCGGCCGCCTGGGACGAACGGATCGACGGCTCCGCGCCGGACGATACGCCGATCCTGGTCTATACGTCCGGGACGACCGGCCCGCCGAAAGGCGCCATGATCTCCAACCGGAACGTCATCTTCCAGGTCAGCAACGCGAACGCGATGCTGCACTTCCGCGAGGGCGACAACCAGCTGGCGTTCCTGCCCCTGTGCCATATTGCCGAGCGCGGCTTCTCGATGTTCCTGTCGATCGCCTACAAGACGGTCGTCAATTTCGCCGAAAGCCCCGAAACCGTGGCGGAAAACGTCCGCGAAGTGGCGCCGCACTACCTGTTTGCCGTGCCGCGCGTGTGGGAAAAATTCTATTCCACCTTCACGATCCGGATGCAGGACGCGACCTGGACCGGCAAGCGACTGTACGACTGGGCGATCGGCGTCGGCATGCGCATGGCCGAACACCGGATCGAGGGCACGGCGCCGGGCGTCCGGGACCGCCTGCTTTACGCGATTGCCGGATTTCTGGTGCTGAACAACGTCAAGACCATGATCGGCCTGCGCCGCACGCGCTGGACCGCCACCGGCGCGGCGCCGATCTCGCCGGACCTGATCCGCTGGTATCTCGCCCTCGGCATCAACATGGTGGAACTGTACGGCCAGACCGAGAATACCGGGGTCGCCACGAGCAACCGGCCCGACGAATTCAAGGTCGGCACCGTCGGCCTGGCCCTGCCGAACACCGAAGTGAAAATCTCCGAGCGCGGCGAGATCCTGATCAAGGGGCCCCACGTCTTCAAGGGCTACCTGAACAACCCGGAAAAGACGGCGGAAACCGTAGTCGACGGCTGGCTGCACACCGGCGACGTCGGCTCGGTCGACAACCAGGGCTATTTCCGCATCACCGACCGCATCAAGGACATCATCATCACGGCCGGCGGCAAGAATGTGACGCCGTCGGAAATCGAGAACCAGCTGAAATTCTCGCCCTATATCGCCGACGCGGTTATCGTCGGCGACCAGCGCAAATTTCTGTCCTGCCTCGTGATGATCGACGAGGACACGGTGATGAAATTCGCGCAGGACAACAACGTGCCCTTCTCGAATTACGCCAGCCTGTGCCGCGCCGATGCGGTGCAGCGGCTGATCCAGGCCGAGATCGACGCCGTGAACCGGGATTTCGCCCGGGTCGAGCAGATCAAGGCCTTCCGGCTGATCGAACAGGTGCTGATGCCGGAGGACGACGAGCTGACGCCGACCATGAAACTCAAGCGCAGTTTCGTGAGCGCCAAATACAAGGAATTGATCGACTCGATGTATGAGGCGGCGTAACCTGAAAACCGCAGACCGTGCGGCGAAATCCGGCCGAGCGAACCGTTGCGCCGCCCGCTCCTGAACAAGCCTGCCACAGGGAGAAACATCATGAAAATCAGGATGAAAGCGTTGCTGGCCGGTGTTTCCGGCGTCGCGCTGGTCGCCTCCGCCGGCGCCACCGCGCAGACCCGCGGCGTGACCGACAAGGAAGTCGTCGTCGGCAGCCATACGGCGCTCACCGGCCCGGTCGCGCCCTGGGGCGTCGGCGCCACCACCGGCACGCGGATGGCGTTCGATGAAGCGAACGCGAAAGGCGGCGTCCACGGCCGCAAGATCAGGTTTATCGTCGAGGACCACGGCTACCAGGTGCCGAAGGCCGTCCAGGCCGCCAACAAGCTGCTCAACCGCGACAATATCTTTGCGATGGTCGGCGCGCTGGGCACGCCGATGAACAACGCCGTCCTGCCGCGCCAGATCAAGGCGAACGTGCCGAATTTCGTGCCGTTCACGGCGTCCCGGCAGATGATCGACCCCTTTCACAAGATGAAGTTCCTGGCTTTCGCGAGCTACTACGACCAGATGCGCGCCGCGACGAACTATTTCGTCAAGGAAAAAGGTTTCAACAAAGTCTGCGCCATGTACCAGGACACGGACTACGGGCGCGAAATCTCCCAG includes:
- a CDS encoding ABC transporter ATP-binding protein, with protein sequence MSAVLSADDLTIRFGGLTAVDSVSFEVRECEVYTIVGPNGAGKTTIFNLISRIYDPTEGRIRFGGEDITEMPAHRIAGLGIARTFQNIELFEHATVLHNLLVGRHCKSRTNVFEELAFLPKVRRAEYEHREKVEEVIDFLDLQPYREQYIANLPYGVRKVVELARALCTEPKLLLLDEPASGLSVEETENVAFWIDDIKNDLGIAILMVEHDMSLVTEVSDRVMAMNDGRTIAEGTSDEVQNHPDVLRAYLGA
- a CDS encoding branched-chain amino acid ABC transporter permease, translating into MRFVFKTDYDQDVRFFKHAGYWQSYGFLFIAAVTAPLYLGNFEISELTQAISFAIAGLGLMLLVGFTGQVSLGHAAFFGIGAYAQAWLLATFDIAFLVAMPIAAVFTGIVGFLLAIPLLRMTGIYLAIGTLALSIVLEQILKSWKSVTGGFDGKAVEPASLMGYQFNPDSWDFYYVALAILILVLALCANLLRSPTGRAMVAVRDSEVSARSMGVNIARTKITAFGISTAITGLGGALFAHKLQYLAPDGFNLIISITFLLMIVVGGLGSLQGAILGALVVILLPQAITIMKDYLPPSIGHQPGLEPGIFGLILVAFILFEPMGIYGRWRKIKLFFDIFPVYRKATFRRQKAYLKTERMR
- a CDS encoding long-chain fatty acid--CoA ligase — protein: MDGPTGTTTPESIVFDGCDTLPGLFRKRYTGEAGKVAMREKDLGIWRSISWADYGEAARNAGQGLMAMGLARGDVVSILSETNKEWMFADLGAICAGASSSGVYTTDSAKQLEYIVNDSSSAFLFVENEEQLDKYLQVRDRVPTLRKVIIMDLEGLRDFDDPMTMSWDELLELGRQFGRDNPAAWDERIDGSAPDDTPILVYTSGTTGPPKGAMISNRNVIFQVSNANAMLHFREGDNQLAFLPLCHIAERGFSMFLSIAYKTVVNFAESPETVAENVREVAPHYLFAVPRVWEKFYSTFTIRMQDATWTGKRLYDWAIGVGMRMAEHRIEGTAPGVRDRLLYAIAGFLVLNNVKTMIGLRRTRWTATGAAPISPDLIRWYLALGINMVELYGQTENTGVATSNRPDEFKVGTVGLALPNTEVKISERGEILIKGPHVFKGYLNNPEKTAETVVDGWLHTGDVGSVDNQGYFRITDRIKDIIITAGGKNVTPSEIENQLKFSPYIADAVIVGDQRKFLSCLVMIDEDTVMKFAQDNNVPFSNYASLCRADAVQRLIQAEIDAVNRDFARVEQIKAFRLIEQVLMPEDDELTPTMKLKRSFVSAKYKELIDSMYEAA
- a CDS encoding ABC transporter ATP-binding protein; the protein is MAEALPDPLLSVRNIETYYGPIMAIRGVSLDVPKGRIVTVLGANGAGKTTILKTISGVMDPQKGSVTFEGAEIQGRDPDWVARRGIAHVPEGREVFPFLTVRENLLMGAFARSDRPAVAEDLDMVYGYFPILKERSEQQAGYLSGGQQQMLVIARALMARPRLMLLDEPSLGLSPILVKEIFGIVRRLNEEQGVTMLLVEQNANMALQTANYGYVLELGRIVMDDECGRLLESDDIKEFYLGVKKDAVRGKKRWRRKKTWR